From the genome of Anopheles moucheti chromosome 3, idAnoMoucSN_F20_07, whole genome shotgun sequence, one region includes:
- the LOC128303307 gene encoding protein expanded → MRAFCTVSAPLEVCAPPSRPLPPGTRFLALKLLGTPQPRTLYFLVEAKSRVREVYAQTCHHFSKQGMLDTELFGLAVLIDGEYLFADPESKLSKYGPKSWRSSHTHGLDANGKPLLELHFRVQFYIESPLMLRDEVSRHNYYLQLKYNAVNRDLPKECSEQSLLLLGGLSLQADLGDSVPEDAGTPLPAAPSVKSIATSTATVPGQSTASAGPNGGVVGVVAINTGSITGSSSSTSSSSNSSTTSNSSATSNNSSTTSASSPNPSGGSSSASSTSTAPSSSPAVAGAILNASVVGTSSTANEGGSGAGSGSPSVEYFRPDEYLNPALRSAWGISAVTTCHRENRGLSRADAETHYIREACNLNEAINAHIFRMKQSKNETGHGTVSLSIYAKGIRIATDGSSTATTFHWPHIGKLSFDRKKFEIRSGDSKITLYSTNDDKNKMILALCRETHQFSMKIAPRLTEAIKREEEESSCIHGYPYLYSRALNLPYKSKSDQRISVISSTSSNTTSGIVSDRVHSEDELEIMINTPPTATLAAPSTESLALAHLLDCPSVSRQTSSVGQVSLKELEGTFAALSVGRPTNLCAANSNSASSDNGSVEGKPDRPGKDCDSSPSSQHNIGSQCSSTCSTVVVATDCLSLPQSSTATSTTTLSNGAVGQSTISPDRRQTSTCSSLVLGFSHTAQNSTLSVATSTCLEHDINEEEEESHSGVYTIAHVPPTETSGVYTMNSSELTGQSSEIAESESHESSHYGSFQPCRSEMADPLEPVDSVDGDYHRPRLDSGLNSEFRMRSDSNVSAAGSFRGDGSDPTDNKHSLLSAEELTDLIVGRGTYPSRKTVSHTLDSDCDYVTLPLPLEGESYLQGSEDTAPTEDEYDDEVLPPAPPKRIDSNMAATVGPSRPPQLLQQVEPPAGGGAPPPPPPYNAHHETTGLRGPDIRAQATPDPEAPAIPLRDPPPYPQKPIAMRKSPVMPVMTPILTAAPVSEEVPARFITTRPQINILKAHASVVGETPKPSYAAPTVNNIGNLSQATPPPPPPPVPSGAVGMPAYNLHANHQAITSPPPPYPEMPKPPQHRTTACVLLPVIKPRQYHPPPPPTIPRQPPPPPPPHSLATVYTSQLARSQIELYQQQLYSDVDYVIYPIQDPSISQQEYLDAKQGSILAAMAQSPPPPPYLAYHTVRAHNRSWDACKNHAIYRSTPYLSMALSSNSRYASTQNLSDTYVQLPGAYSPLYSPSVASLCSSYEPPPPPPLRPRPMVSAKVGTSALPSNGGHMSTGPSPALFARSRSDDNILNSIESTPKIRRHPPPPPPPPYESKKAIRKPPLPLPTPPSPMEKILPKPPVAIPSPVAFNPERPPEVPAKPTPPKPSGPSAKLQAQIKKQYPDFDMSTVASMTDPSPNDHTSIDIKTLREKSKNLDLPLISALMHDRSLLRQTRAFVLPKHPKTNGSLGMQKGVSGGTGGTVPGTATINGESPNGNGGSPPGSNPSSKAKYPVSGLSTTQLAKPRKTSASHRHPNDKLPPLPGQTGPTAEGNNYVMDPTPTPIKQKSFSSSQPSA, encoded by the exons ATGGCGAGTACCTGTTCGCCGATCCCGAGAGCAAACTGTCCAAGTACGGACCAAAAAGCTGGCGTTCCTCGCACACTCAT gGCCTGGACGCCAACGGGAAACCTCTCCTGGAGCTACACTTTCGCGTGCAGTTCTACATCGAGAGTCCGCTTATGCTGCGTGATGAAGTCTCACGGCACAACTACTATCTGCAGCTGAAGTACAACGCGGTCAACCGGGACCTGCCGAAGGAGTGCTCCGAGCAGagtctgctgctgctcggtgGGCTTTCGTTGCAGGCCGATCTCGGGGACAGCGTGCCGGAGGATGCAGGAACACCATTACCCGCCGCACCATCGGTGAAATCCATCGCAACGTCCACCGCTACCGTGCCGGGGCAATCCACCGCCAGTGCCGGACCGAATGGGGGTGTTGTTGGGGTGGTGGCCATTAACACCGGTAGCATTACtggcagtagtagcagcactAGCAGCAGTAGTAACAGCAGtaccaccagcaacagcagtgcCACCAGCAACAACTCCAGCACCACGTCAGCCTCTTCGCCTAATCCTTCGGGTGGTTCTTCATCGGCGTCGTCCACATCGAcggcaccatcatcatcccccGCTGTGGCCGGCGCCATTTTGAATGCTTCCGTCGTTGGTACATCCTCCACAGCAAACGAGGGTGGAAGCGGTGCTGGTAGCGGATCTCCCTCGGTGGAATATTTCCGCCCGGACGAATACCTCAATCCGGCGCTCCGTTCAGCCTGGGGCATCTCGGCCGTCACCACGTGCCACCGGGAAAACCGTGGCCTTTCGCGGGCCGATGCCGAAACGCACTACATCCGCGAGGCGTGCAACCTGAACGAAGCGATCAACGCGCACATCTTCCGCATGAAGCAGTCGAAGAACGAGACCGGTCACGGTACGGTGTCGCTCAGCATCTACGCCAAGGGCATCCGGATTGCTACGGACGGTAGCTCGACGGCCACCACCTTCCACTGGCCGCACATTGGCAAGCTGAGCTTCGATCGGAAAAAGTTCGAGATCCGGTCCGGCGACAGCAAGATCACGCTCTACTCCACCAACGACGACAAGAACAAGATGATACTGGCACTGTGCCGCGAGACGCATCAGTTCTCGATGAAGATCGCACCACGGCTGACGGAGGCGATCAAGCGCGAGGAGGAGGAAAGCAGCTGCATCCACGGCTATCCGTATCTGTACTCGCGCGCCTTGAACCTCCCTTACAAGAGCAAAAGCGATCAGCGCATCTCGGTAATCTCGAGTACGAGCTCCAACACCACCTCGGGCATCGTGAGTGACCGCGTCCATTCGGAGGACGAGCTGGAGATCATGATCAATACACCGCCGACGGCAACGCTCGCCGCACCCTCGACGGAAAGTCTCGCCCTGGCGCATCTACTCGACTGCCCGAGTGTGTCCCGCCAGACGTCGTCCGTTGGGCAGGTATCCTTGAAGGAGCTGGAGGGTACGTTCGCGGCCCTTTCCGTCGGCCGACCGACGAACCTGTGTGCCGCCAACAGTAACAGCGCGAGCAGCGATAATGGTAGCGTCGAGGGCAAACCGGACCGCCCTGGGAAGGACTGTGATTCGTCACCTTCCTCGCAGCACAATATCGGATCGCAGTGTTCGTCGACCTGCAGCACCGTTGTGGTGGCCACGGATTGTCTCAGTCTGCCGCAAAGTTCGACCGCAACCAGCACCACGACGCTGAGCAATGGGGCGGTAGGACAGTCGACGATAAGTCCCGACCGCCGGCAAACGTCCACCTGCAGCAGCTTGGTGTTGGGCTTTAGCCACACGGCGCAGAACAGTACGCTGAGTGTGGCGACCAGCACCTGTCTGGAGCATGACATCaacgaggaggaggaagaatcGCACTCCGGGGTGTACACGATCGCGCACGTACCGCCGACCGAAACGAGTGGCGTGTACACGATGAACAGCAGCGAACTCACGGGCCAGTCGTCGGAGATCGCGGAGTCGGAATCGCACGAAAGCTCCCACTACGGGAGCTTCCAGCCGTGCCGGAGCGAGATGGCGGATCCGCTGGAACCGGTCGATTCGGTCGATGGGGATTATCATCGGCCGCGGCTCGACAGTGGCCTGAACAGCGAGTTCCGGATGCGGTCGGACTCGAACGTGAGTGCGGCGGGATCGTTCCGTGGCGATGGTAGCGATCCGACGGACAACAAGCATTCCCTGCTGAGTGCCGAAGAGTTGACCGATTTGATCGTCGGTCGCGGGACGTACCCATCGCGCAAAACCGTCAGCCACACGCTCGATTCGGACTGTGACTACGTGACGCTGCCGCTTCCGCTCGAGGGTGAAAGTTACCTGCAGGGCAGCGAAGACACGGCTCCCACCGAGGACGAGTACGACGACGAGGTGCTACCGCCGGCCCCCCCAAAACGCATCGACAGCAACATGGCGGCCACGGTCGGTCCGTCGCGACCACCGCAGCTACTGCAGCAGGTGGAACCACCGGCTGGTGGTggagcaccaccaccaccaccaccgtacaACGCGCATCACGAAACGACCGGACTGCGGGGTCCGGACATTCGGGCACAGGCCACCCCGGACCCGGAAGCGCCCGCGATCCCACTGCGTGATCCACCGCCCTACCCCCAGAAACCGATCGCGATGCGCAAGAGTCCGGTGATGCCGGTGATGACACCCATCCTAACGGCTGCCCCCGTGTCGGAGGAAGTGCCGGCCAGGTTTATCACAACCCGGCCACAGATCAACATCCTGAAGGCGCATGCCAGCGTCGTGGGGGAAACGCCGAAGCCGAGCTACGCCGCCCCGACCGTCAACAACATTGGCAACCTCTCGCAGGCAACACCTCCGCCACCGCCCCCACCCGTACCGTCGGGTGCGGTCGGCATGCCGGCGTACAATTTGCATGCCAACCACCAAGCCATAACctcgccaccgccaccgtacCCGGAGATGCCGAAACCGCCCCAACATCGGACGACCGCCTGCGTGCTGCTGCCCGTCATCAAACCCCGCCAATACCACCCACCACCTCCGCCAACGATCCCGCGGCAACCGCCACCGCCCCCGCCACCGCACTCGCTGGCCACGGTTTACACGAGCCAGCTGGCGCGGTCGCAGATCGAGCtgtaccagcagcagctgtaCAGTGACGTGGACTACGTGATCTACCCGATACAGGACCCGTCCATCAGCCAGCAGGAGTACCTGGACGCGAAGCAGGGCTCCATCCTGGCGGCCATGGCCCAGAGTCCGCCACCGCCGCCCTACCTCGCCTACCACACCGTGCGGGCCCACAACCGGAGCTGGGATGCGTGCAAAAACCATGCGATCTATCGCAGCACGCCCTACCTGTCGATGGCGCTCTCGTCCAACTCCCGGTACGCCTCGACCCAGAACCTCTCCGACACGTACGTCCAGCTCCCGGGCGCCTACTCCCCGCTGTACAGTCCCTCGGTCGCGAGTCTCTGCTCCTCGTACGAgcctccaccaccgccgccgctgCGTCCACGGCCGATGGTGTCCGCCAAGGTGGGCACCTCCGCCCTGCCGTCGAACGGTGGCCATATGTCGACCGGTCCATCGCCCGCCCTGTTTGCGCGGTCCCGCTCGGACGACAACATCCTCAACTCGATCGAAAGCACACCGAAGATACGGCGCCatccgccaccgccgccaccaccgccatACGAAAGCAAGAAAGCCATCCGCAAGCCACCGCTTCCGCTACCGACGCCGCCATCGCCGATGGAGAAGATCCTGCCGAAACCACCGGTTGCCATCCCGTCGCCGGTTGCGTTCAATCCCGAACGTCCACCGGAAG tgCCAGCCAAACCAACACCACCGAAACCGAGCGGTCCAAGCGCTAAGCTGCAGGCACAGATCAAGAAGCAATATCCCGACTTTGACATGAGCACGGTGGCATCGATGACGGACCCGTCGCCGAACGATCACACCTCGATCGACATCAAGACACTGCGCGAGAAGAGCAAAAATCTCGACCTCCCGCTTATATCGGCGCTCATGCACGATCGATCGCTGCTTAGGCAGACGCGCGCCTTCGTCCTGCCGAAGCACCCGAAAACGAATGGGTCCCTCGGTATGCAGAAGGGTGTATCGGGCGGTACCGGCGGTACAGTGCCGGGTACGGCCACCATCAACGGGGAATCGCCGAACGGCAACGGTGGCTCACCGCCCGGTAGCAATCCATCGTCCAAAGCGAAGTATCCCGTGTCCGGACTGTCGACAACGCAGCTGGCCAAACCCCGCAAGACATCCGCCAGCCATCGACATCCGAACGACAAGCTGCCCCCGCTGCCGGGTCAAACGGGTCCAACGGCTGAGGGCAACAACTACGTCATGGATCCAACGCCGACACCGATCAAACAGAAAAGCTTCAGCTCCTCCCAACCCAGTGCCTGA
- the LOC128303309 gene encoding neutral and basic amino acid transport protein rBAT-like has translation MNHLQISTDPTLLGADLLPESLTTSPSVSTFLPEEDASTCLLLPETPSPPLDFSHPLTPSMGNATDNHVRDSVTGDDDQAAETSSSSGSSGIGMVAPVGAGAGNLFSHNTYQHLRKKSDVVKASQDGSMHHAASLGIAVTKDMPGFVHWNWPLIRKCTFFVFLALIVAMVAIVVAMIATLPKSCNPPATWYKGSVFYEVFPASFQDTNDDGLGDIRGLIGRAEYFKTLGIAAVRLNSIFPSKHYPDHFQEVTSLLDVDEVLGKVEDIQKLAATLHERNISLVLDLPIHPFLERLSPPTIDVDRLPNRTDGDMVTSEFLRLSRSVATKGDGTVISDVLRFWLTRTGVDGFYVKGLEHFADDPLLVENVKEWKYLLGPDRILMVGQKFVQQLPEGVVRDVLSKVDLVDVYLDVSNGTDGIASTVQDAIQRRLLRGVDHPWIHWSLGSVSERRLASGLSPNATLAATLMELTLPGTPSIFYGDEISLEDANDPKGEHVDTQHLHHLATMVWDSAQNQFTSRGSLPWLPRSASASLHHLDYVIEAIALRKRSPSIYLNAVVKEEKTLPNTDIKSNQNEILVIQRWYPRRNSFATIANLGQKRVSLDLTAMFYSGEIIAGSSLKHERVYFDRFEINPLETIVVKLHK, from the exons atgaatcaCCTGCAAATATCTACCGATCCTACCCTACTTGGGGCGGATCTGTTACCGGAGTCATTGACAACCTCACCCTCGGTGTCGACGTTTCTGCCGGAGGAGGACGCCTCCACGTGTTTGTTGCTCCCGGAGACACCGAGCCCACCGTTGGATTTTTCGCACCCCCTAACACCGAGCATGGGCAACGCGACGGACAACCATGTCCGCGATTCGGTTACGGGCGACGATGACCAGGCTGCCGAAACGAGCAGTTCCTCCGGCAGCTCGGGCATCGGGATGGTGGCACCGGTCGGTGCTGGGGCCGGCAATCTGTTCAGCCACAACACCTATCAACATCTGCGCAAGAAGAGTGACGTCGTAAAGGCTAGCCAGGACGGTTCGATGCACCATGCCGCTAGCTTGGGTATCGCCGTCACGAAGGATATGCCCGGCTTCGTGCACTGGAACTGGCCCCTGATACGGAAGTGTACGTTCTTCGTGTTTCTGGCGCTGATCGTTGCGATGGTCGCTATCGTGGTGGCCATGATCGCTACCCTGCCCAAATCCTGCAATCCACC GGCAACGTGGTACAAGGGATCCGTGTTCTACGAAGTATTTCCCGCCAGTTTCCAGGACACTAACGACGATGGACTCGGGGACATTCGGGGTTTGATTGGGCGTGCGGAGTACTTCAAAACGCTCGGAATTGCAGCGGTTCGGTTGAACTCGATCTTCCCATCGAAGCACTATCCGGACCACTTCCAGGAGGTTACTTCGCTGCTGGACGTGGACGAAGTGCTCGGCAAGGTGGAGGACATTCAGAAATTGGCGGCCACCCTACACGAGCGCAACATATCGCTAGTGCTCGATCTCCCGATACATCCCTTCCTGGAGCGTCTTAGTCCACCGACGATCGATGTCGATCGGCTGCCGAATCGCACCGATGGCGATATGGTCACGAGTGAGTTCTTGCGACTGTCGCGCTCGGTTGCGACCAAGGGCGACGGTACGGTCATCTCGGACGTGCTCCGCTTCTGGCTGACCCGCACCGGTGTGGATGGGTTCTACGTTAAGGGACTGGAACACTTTGCCGACGATCCACTGCTGGTGGAGAACGTGAAGGAGTGGAAGTATCTGCTGGGCCCCGATCGCATACTGATGGTGGGACAGAAGTTTGTGCAGCAGCTACCGGAGGGTGTGGTGCGCGATGTGCTGTCCAAGGTGGATCTGGTCGATGTGTATCTGGATGTGAGCAATGGTACGGATGGGATTGCATCCACTGTGCAGGATGCCATACAACGTCGTCTGCTGCGTGGAGTCGATCATCCGTGGATACACTGGAGCCTGGGAAGCGTGTCGGAGCGTAGACTTGCATCGGGCCTCAGTCCGAACGCGACACTCGCGGCCACCCTGATGGAACTGACGCTTCCCGGCACGCCCAGCATCTTCTACGGCGATGAGATATCGCTCGAGGATGCGAACGATCCGAAGGGTGAGCACGTCGATACGCAACATCTGCACCACCTAGCCACGATGGTGTGGGACAGTGCGCAGAATCAGTTCACAAGCCGTGGTTCGCTGCCGTGGTTACCACGCAGTGCTTCCGCCTCGCTGCACCATCTGGATTACGTGATTGAGGCGATCGCCCTTCGCAAACGATCACCCTCGATCTACCTGAATGCGGTCGTCAAAGAGGAAAAAACGCTACCGAACACGGACATCAAGTCGAACCAGAACGAAATTCTCGTCATCCAGCGATGGTACCCGCGACGAAACTCCTTTGCCACGATTGCCAACCTGGGTCAGAAGCGGGTATCGCTCGACCTGACCGCCATGTTTTACAGTGGAGAAATCATTGCCGGATCTTCGCTCAAGCACGAGCGCGTCTACTTTGATCGTTTCGAAATCAATCCACTGGAAACGATAGTGGTGAAGCTGCACAAATAA
- the LOC128304716 gene encoding mitochondrial basic amino acids transporter, with protein MALDFAAGCLGGCAGVIVGFPFDTVKVHLQTQNHKNPMYRGTVDCFRKIIVREGVHGLYRGMSSPMAGVAVVNAIVFGVYGNIQRRTTNPDSLYSHFLAGTAAGLAQSLVCSPMELIKTRLQLQDNLPRGAERFSGPVDCTRSIWRREGARGIFRGLGITAARDMPGFSSYFVAYEYMVRRVVDPSPFVILMAGGLAGTFSWLVTFPIDVVKSRLQADGIAGKPQYSGLVDCVRKSHAAEGLAFLSRGLASTLLRAFPMNAVCFLVVSYTMKLFDDPNLTSVVELGASAAATVEPPLLLVPTVTGAPMLQTTSTTGHKRIAHDHDSHLLNIKQNTYRFLRSLGAFSEAVCCAEMGELADDLYDSNSDERLGANYAKLNELLLSTDPEDTSNRYPFLGD; from the exons ATGGCTTTAGACTTTGCTGCTGGTTGTTTAGGAG GTTGTGCCGGCGTTATCGTTGGATTTCCGTTCGATACGGTGAAGGTGCATCTGCAGACGCAAAACCATAAGAATCCGATGTACCGCGGCACGGTCGACTGCTTCCGGAAGATCATCGTGCGCGAGGGCGTTCATGGACTGTACCGGGGGATGTCCAGCCCGATGGCGGGCGTTGCCGTGGTGAATGCGATCGTGTTTGGTGTGTACGGAAACATACAGCGACGCACCACCAATCCGGACTCGCTGTACTCGCACTTCCTGGCGGGAACGGCCGCTGGCTTAGCGCAAAGTCTCGTCTGCTCACCGATGGAGCTAATCAAAACGCGCCTCCAGCTGCAGGATAATCTGCCGCGCGGTGCGGAACGGTTTAGTGGACCGGTGGATTGTACCCGAAGCATCTGGCGCCGGGAAGGTGCTCGGGGAATTTTCCGTGGACTGGGCATAACGGCAGCACGTGATATGCCGG GATTCTCCAGCTATTTCGTAGCTTACGAGTATATGGTAAGGCGCGTTGTGGATCCATCACCGTTCGTTATCCTGATGGCTGGTGGACTTGCCGGTACCTTCTCCTGGCTCGTAACCTTCCCAATCGATGTCGTCAAATCGCGCCTTCAAGCGGACGGCATCGCCGGAAAGCCTCAGTACAGTGGGCTGGTCGATTGCGTAAGGAAAAGCCACGCCGCCGAAGGTCTTGCCTTCTTGTCCCGGGGGCTCGCGTCAACGTTACTGCGTGCATTCCCAATGAATGCCGTCTGCTTCCTGGTCGTATCGTACACGATGAAACTGTTCGACGATCCTAACCTCACGAGCGTAGTCGAACTGGGAGCGAGTGCAGCCGCAACGGTTGAACCGCCGCTACTGCTCGTTCCCACAGTCACCGGTGCTCCAATGCTTCAAACAACCTCTACAACCGGCCACAAACGGATAGCGCACGATCACGATAGCCACCTGCTTAACATCAAGCAAAACACCTACCGCTTCCTGCGTTCACTCGGGGCGTTCAGTGAGGCAGTCTGCTGTGCGGAGATGGGAGAACTGGCGGACGATCTGTACGATAGCAACTCGGACGAGCGGTTAGGGGCAAACTACGCCAAGCTGAACGAACTGCTGCTCAGCACAGACCCGGAGGACACTAGCAATCGTTACCCATTTTTAGGCGACTGA
- the LOC128304595 gene encoding coiled-coil domain-containing protein 40-like: MNPEEDANSISVQADAFNESVMDPVGVLETDHPLLERFQAALKAHLLKVKDQLEEEVAELNHRLEQNEKESEEVGAELYDLQEEIDNQKELLEIYSKEIYELAAQRQQEERQAAQYRKEFEEQQQELKEFKKVHKEHLMELENLTILENEFAKWAQEIKDEIAVAKRVVSKDEKEELIAAEEQRKADLLLLNLSNEVKRKGREMEAIEDQIREQDEKRETISRSLADANTDLEALQHEHKCVSQAWGEVIVAIQQRDRVLVKTKEELESIYEEHKVIKSKTEITKKTAAKEMEQNEKLAGFKNRIQGDINSLEKQVRKEQEDEDKLKRDLDHYALILEQTEADILKAQQEGLLIENHLKSLRQTLEKQNRKKFDLEEQILELLQDHLTTDKAGEAQRKLLVDTTEKRRELEINMEVTENQLSTVLLDLEKWRSLVENSKDVLSKVKIEHDEMDAEANKHNEEIKLRKEMIAVKLRKMDSLNRELDQLISKAGGQEMNPDELKLLDVQQDIVEVEIQLKEARAAWLKLQTSVATQTTKRSQQLSEINYSRKKLLLAEQKAIKIEAQLEEVLNENREIVRSLSALNTRLDSASMELFKTRQVHEKGEQECEVAHHQATERLRDAEMAVLGLEQELKDLGKEIEDCKQEVLEKHREALSWETKCKMSTEAKKFKEEETTQNSEIGLMKAEIHRMQVRYGQLKRMQEKLVHDLENTVHHRENIFESVNAREKVYGGKFKTRSTMQHKINELKNKLKVVFSEISQAEKSLLEIDTAQKLLQAEIENKKHQIEEEKLQTNLIRAETEQASMLKQENLDYIVRHQYRARRYRALANAQQLPKFRNEILIQADLQRQREVNENIVAVVETLQQDFPTQKYNLNKILQLLK; encoded by the exons ATGAATCCGGAAGAAGATGCTAATTCCATCAGTGTGCAGGCGGATGCATTCAACGAATCCGTTATGGATCCTGTGGGGGTGCTGGAAACTGATCATCCCTTGCTCGAGCGCTTTCAGGCCGCTCTGAAGGCTCACCTGCTGAAGGTAAAGGATCAGCTGGAGGAGGAAGTGGCCGAGTTGAACCATCGACTGGAGCAGAATGAGAAAGAATCCGAAGAGGTCGGCGCCGAGCTGTACGACCTGCAGGAAGAAATTGATAATCAGAAGGAGCTTCTCGAAATTTACAGTAAAGAAATATACGAGCTGGCCGCCCAACGGCAGCAGGAGGAAAGGCAGGCCGCTCAGTACCGGAAGGAGTTCGAGGAACAGCAGCAAGAGCTGAAAGAGTTCAAAAAGGTGCACAAGGAGCATTTAATGGAGCTGGAAAATTTGACCATACTGGAGAACGAGTTTGCAAAGTGGGCCCAAGAAAtcaaggacgaaatcgccgtTGCTAAGCGCGTCGTCAGCAAGGACGAGAAGGAGGAGCTAATCGCGGCGGAAGAGCAACGCAAGGCCGATCTGCTCCTGCTAAACCTTTCAAACGAGGTGAAGCGCAAGGGCCGTGAGATGGAAGCGATCGAGGATCAGATAAGGGAACAGGATGAAAAGCGGGAAACGATCAGCCGCAGTTTGGCCGATGCAAACACCGACCTGGAAGCGCTGCAGCACGAACACAAATGTGTGTCCCAGGCGTGGGGTGAAGTGATAGTGGCGATTCAGCAGCGGGACCGAGTGCTGGTGAAAACGAAGGAAGAGCTCGAATCGATTTACGAGGAGCATAAAGTTATCAAGAGCAAAACGGAAATTACCAAGAAGACGGCAGCGAAGGAAATGGAGCAGAACGAGAAGCTGGCCGGTTTTAAGAATCGCATCCAGGGTGATATCAACTCGCTGGAGAAGCAGGTCCGCAAGGAGCAGGAAGATGAAGATAAGCTCAAGCGTGACCTGGATCACTATGCTCTGATTCTTGAGCAAACGGAGGCCGATATCCTGAAGGCTCAGCAGGAGGGCTTGCTGATTGAGAATCATCTCAAATCACTGCGCCAAACGTTGGAGAAACAGAACCGCAAAAAGTTTGACCTTGAAGAGCAGATATTGGAGCTGCTGCAAGATCATCTGACGACGGATAAGGCGGGAGAAGCGCAGCGCAAGCTACTGGTCGATACCACCGAGAAGCGCAGGGAGCTGGAAATTAACATGGAGGTCACGGAGAATCAGCTATCGACGGTACTGCTGGATTTGGAAAAGTGGAGATCACTGGTGGAAAACTCGAAAGATGTGTTGAGCAAAGTGAAG ATTGAACATGACGAGATGGATGCTGAGGCAAACAAGCACAACGAGGAGATAAAGCTTCGGAAGGAAATGATTGCCGTGAAGCTACGCAAAATGGATTCACTGAATCGTGAATTGGATCAGCTGATCAGTAAGGCTGGCGGGCAGGAGATGAACCCGGACGAGCTGAAGCTACTGGACGTCCAGCAAGACATCGTGGAGGTGGAGATACAGCTGAAGGAGGCACGCGCAGCATGGTTAAAGCTGCAGACAAGCGTCGCAACCCAAACGACCAAGCGATCCCAACAGCTGAGCGAAATCAACTACTCCAGAAAGA agCTTCTTCTGGCCGAAcaaaaagcaatcaaaatcGAAGCCCAGCTCGAGGAGGTGTTGAATGAAAACAGGGAGATTGTTCGTTCGTTATCGGCGCTCAACACACGCCTCGACAGTGCCAGTATGGAGCTGTTCAAAACGCGCCAAGTGCATGAGAAGGGAGAGCAGGAGTGCGAGGTAGCTCATCACCAGGCAACGGAACGGCTGCGAGATGCCGAAATGGCCGTCCTAGGGCTGGAACAAGAGCTTAAAGATCTTGGAAAAGAGATCGAGGACTGTAAGCAGGAGGTGCTGGAGAAGCACCGCGAAGCATTGTCCTGGGAAACAAAGTGCAAGATGTCGACCGAGGCGAAGAAGTTTAAGGAGGAGGAAACCACACAAAACAGTGAAATCGGCCTGATGAAGGCGGAGATTCATCGTATGCAGGTACGGTACGGACAGCTAAAGCGCATGCAGGAGAAGCTGGTTCACGACCTGGAAAATACTGTGCATCATCgtgaaaacatttttgaatCGGTTAATGCACGCGAAAAGGTGTACGGTGGAAAGTTTAAGACTCGCTCGACAATGCAGCACAAGATAAATGAGCTCAAGAACAAGCTGAAAGTTGTGTTTTCG GAAATATCTCAAGCAGAGAAAAGTCTCCTGGAGATCGACACCGCCCAGAAGCTGCTCCAGGCGGAGATCGAGAACAAAAAGCATCAGATTGAGGAGGAAAAACTGCAAACCAATCTGATCCGGGCGGAAACGGAACAGGCGTCCATGTTGAAGCAGGAAAATCTGGATTACATCGTGCGCCATCAGTATCGGGCCCGCCGTTATCGGGCGCTGGCAAATGCACAGCAACTGCCCAAGTTCCGCAACGAAATTCTCATCCAGGCCGACCTGCAGCGCCAGCGGGAAGTGAACGAAAACATTGTGGCGGTGGTCGAAACGTTGCAGCAAGATTTTCCCACCCAGAAGTATAATCTCAACAAAATTCTTCAATTGCTTAAATAA